A genome region from Panthera leo isolate Ple1 chromosome A2, P.leo_Ple1_pat1.1, whole genome shotgun sequence includes the following:
- the LOC122213569 gene encoding probable inactive serine protease 58: MKFILFWALLNLTVALAFDPDYQTDITPPYLVYLKSDYLPCAGVLVHPLWVITAAHCNLPKLQVILGITNPSNYDEKDIQVVGYEKMIHHPHFSVTSIEYDLMLIKLRENIELNDYVKLVSLPEEPAPEEAMCMVSTWAYNLCDASKDPDSLQNVNISIISRRECHNAYKTYKIQEGMLCLGIVPGRRLSCKEVTAAPAVCNGVLQGILAFADGCVLRADVGIYTKIFNYMSWIRNTIKNN; this comes from the exons TTGCCCTGGCTTTTGATCCAGATTACCAAACTGACATCACTCCTCCATACCTGGTCTACTTGAAATCTGATTACTTGCCCTGTGCTGGAGTTCTGGTTCACCCCTTATGGGTGATCACAGCTGCACACTGCAACTTACC AAAGCTTCAGGTTATATTGGGGATTACAAATCCATCAAACTATGATGAGAAAGATATACAAGTAGTTGGCTATGAGAAGATGATTCATCATCCACACTTCTCAGTCACTTCTATTGAATACGACCTGATGTTAATCAAGCTGAGAGAAAACATTGAACTCAATGACTATGTGAAACTGGTCAGCCTGCCTGAGGAACCTGCCCCTGAAGAAGCCATGTGCATGGTCTCCACGTGGGCCTACAACCTATGTGATGCCT CCAAGGATCCTGACTCACTGCAGAACGTGAACATCTCCATAATCTCCAGGCGTGAGTGCCACAATGCCTATAAAACCTACAAGATCCAGGAAGGTATGCTGTGTTTAGGCATTGTGCCAGGAAGGAGGCTGTCCTGCAAG gaAGTCACAGCTGCCCCAGCAGTCTGCAATGGGGTCCTTCAAGGAATATTGGCTTTTGCAGATGGATGTGTTTTGAGAGCTGATGTTGGCATCTATACCAAAATCTTTAACTACATGTCCTGGATTAGAAACACAATCAAAAACAACTGA